GTTTGCTTCTATTTTCTCTTTCATTTTTCCTTTTAGCTCATGGGTATTTGCTAACAGGTTTTCCATAGAACCGTAAGCAGCTAAAAATTTCTTAGCTGTTTTTTCTCCAACACCTGGTAAACCTGGAATATTATCAGCAGAATCTCCCATCATTCCCAAAAAATCAATTACTTGTTCTGGGTTTTCTACACCAAATTTTTCTTTTACTTCATCTACTCCCCAAATATCGTAACCACCACCAAAACGAGGTTTATACATAAAGATATTTTCAGAAACTAGTTGCGCAAAATCTTTATCAGGCGTTACCATATAGGTTTTGTAGCCTTCTTTTTCTGCTTGTTTAGAAAGGGTTCCAATAACATCATCAGCCTCAAAACCTTCTTTAACCATGATAGGGATGTGCATGGCTTTTAAAATTTCTTGTATATAAGGTATAGCTAACTTAATGGCTTCCGGAGTTTCATCTCGGTTGGCTTTGTAAGCTTCAAACATTTCTACTCTGTCCACACTTCCGCCTTTATCAAAACAAACCGCTAAATGATCTGGTCTTTCACGCTTAATAACGTCTAAAAGAGAATTCATAAACCCCATAATTGCAGAAGTATCCAATCCTTTAGAATTGATTCTTGGGTTCTTTATAAAAGCATAATATCCTCTAAAGATTAATGCAAAAGCATCCACTAAAAAAACTCTTTTTTGATCTGACATTATATTGGTTTTGTGGTTTAAATGATGATAATTTGACCTCAAAAATAGTGTTTTTTGAGATTCGAGAAAGGTACAAAACTTTAACAAGACGTTAAAATCCATTCGATATTTAAACAGTTATCTTTGCAACCATTTTAAAATAGAACTATGCCACGTTGGGTTTTTCCTTTAATCATATTAACAATTGTTATTGTACTCGTAGAAATTTATACATTTCAAGCATTTAAAATGGTTTCTAAAAGTAAAATAGTTCGTTATTCCTTTCTATTAGTAAGCATTGCGGTTTATATTAATTTTTTTGTAAACATTATAACCTATTCTAGAAGCGAGGGGCAAACGCCACAGTTTCAAATGGCAATGGGGTTGTTGTTAACTGTTTCTATACCTAAACTTGTTATTATCATATTACTTTTTGGAGAAGATGCATATCGTTGGGTGTTAAAATTATTTTCTGCCGTTTCTAGCGGAGAAACAAAAGCTTTGGCAGGTAGAAGAAAGTTTATTTCTCAATTAGCTTTAGGTTTGGCGTCAATACCTTTTGCAGCTTTTATTTACGGAATTATTCAAGGGAAATACAATTACAAAGTTTTAAAATATCAATTGAGTTTTAAAGATTTACCTGATGCTTTCGATGGATTTACAATCACTCAAATTTCCGATATTCATTCTGGTAGTTTTACCAATAAAGAAAAAATACAATACGGAGTCGATTTAATCAATCAGCAAAAATCGGATATCATGTTGTTTACAGGAGATATTGTAAATAATAAAGCCGATGAAATGGATAATTGGATGGATGTTTTTGATAAATTAGAAGCTAAAGAAGGCAAGTATTCCATTCTTGGTAACCATGATTATGGCGATTATATGGATTGGGAGAATCCGCAAGATAAAATAGACAACTTTCAAAAAGTAAAAGACATTCATCAAAAAATAGGGTTCGATTTATTGTTAGATGAGCATCGTTATTTAGAAAAAGACGGACAAAAAATTGCTTTAGTAGGTGTAGAAAATTGGGGAAAAGGATTTAACCAAGCAGGCGATTTGGCAAAAGCCTCTGCAAACATCAAAAAAGAAGATTTTAAAATATTAATGTCTCACGATCCAAGTCATTGGGAATATAAAGTAAAAAAAGATCCTTTTAATTATCACCTTACTTTAAGTGGTCATACACATGGTTTGCAAATGGGTATCGAAATTCCGGGTTGGTTAAAATGGAGTCCTTCTAAATATGTGTACAAACAATGGGCAGGTTTGTACGAAGAATACGGTAGATATATTAATGTAAACCGAGGTTTTGGGTATCATGCATTTCCGGGTAGAGTAGGAATTTGGCCAGAAATTACGGTGATAGAATTGAAGAAAGCTTGATAATCAGACCATTTAATTACTTTTCTTTATATTTGTGTAGTTACAAATAGATATTTACACATTTTCCCTCTTTTAAAAAATTTATATTATGGCAAAATTTGGTGATATAATTAGTACTGAAAAACCTGTTTTAATCGACTTTTATACAGATTGGAATGATGCAGATAACGCAGTACATACCCTAAGAGATGTAGCTGCTGCATTGGGTGAAAAAGCCAAAGTAATTAAGATAGATATTAAAAAGAATGAACTACTGGCAGATGCTTTGCGAGTAAAGGGAAACCCTACTTTTATGATCTATAAAAATGGCCAAATGAAATGGCGTCAAACTGGTTTGCAAGACGCAAATACCTTAATTGGTTTGATACAAGAATACCTTTAATTTTTTTAGAAGCTATTTCCTGCTTTCACTACTCGCTTTTTTTACTTCTGTTCTCGATACAAATTTTTCATTCTTCAAAATTCACTCGAACTGACAGTAAAAAAGAGCTCAAACAGATAGCCTGTTTTGAGCATTGTCGAAAGGTTCAATCAGGGCTAGAGCTTGTTTGCTAACCTTTGTCATTGCGAGGCACGAAGCAATCTCTATTTTCGCTTACTGTCAAATCGAGTGGATTTTATTTTTTATGAAATTAGTATCGAGATGCGATCCTTAAAATTAAGGAAAGTTATAAGATTTCTCAATCGCGAAAAGCTCATCTCGAAATGACATTTGGAGGTATGATTTCCTTTTTTAAAAGCAAAATACACTATGTTTTCTGTGTTTCTATTTGGTAGGTAGTGTAAAAAACGATCCGTCATTGCGAGGCACGAAGCAATCTCTATTTTCACTTTTTGTCACATCGAGTAAATTTCATTTTTTTATGAAATTAGTATCGAGATGCGATTATTAAAATGAAGGAAAATTATAAGATTTCTCAATCGCGAAAAGCTCATTTCGAAATGATAATTTGGGCGTTTTATTGGCTACTTATAGTAAAATATACTATGTTATTATAAAGTAGATTTTGTGTAAAATGATTTTAGCAACTAATTGTCATTCCTGCGTAGGCAGGAATCTATATCAAATTAAGTATGGATTCCTGTTTTCACAGGAATGACAAAGGGAAAAAACAATTAAATAGATAAGAAGCCATAAAGTCTTCGGTAAGCTCAAACTAATATATTGAATAGTAATATTAATGAAAATTTACAATGTCACACTGAGTTTGTTGAAGTGTTAAAAAGCTCATTCGAAATGACATTCTGTAATTTCTATATCGACTTAAAAACAAACCCTTTATCAGAAAAATGTTTTAATACTTTTGGCAGTGCATATTGCATTCTTTCGGCAGCTTTAACACTATCATGAAAAACAATAATATTACCTGATTTGGTGTTTTTTAAAGCATTTTCTAAACATTTTTCATTAGAAATCGTTGTGTCAAAATCAGCAGATAAAACACTCCACATAATAATTTTATAGCCTCTTTTTATGAGTTCTTTAGCTTGTGCTTTTTTTATCTTTCCGTAAGGCGGTCTGAAAAGTTTTAAGTTTTGAGTTTTAAGTTTTGAGTATTCTGGTTTTTTAAATTGTTCAATTGTTTTCTCGCATTCTAAAACATTTTCAACATAAGTTGCGGTTTTGTTTTTCCAACCTTTTAAGTGGTTTTGCGTATGGTTTCCTATAGCATGCCCATTTGTAATTATATTCTTAAAAATATCAGGATGATTTTGTATGTTTTTTCCAATACAAAAAAAGGTGGCTTTTGCCTTGTATTTTTGTAATTCGGCTAAAACAAATTGGGTTACTTCTGGGGTTGGTCCATCATCAAAAGTTAGAAAAATTTCTTTTTTCTGGGCGTTAAAACGCCACGTATATT
The nucleotide sequence above comes from Polaribacter butkevichii. Encoded proteins:
- a CDS encoding metallophosphoesterase, with translation MPRWVFPLIILTIVIVLVEIYTFQAFKMVSKSKIVRYSFLLVSIAVYINFFVNIITYSRSEGQTPQFQMAMGLLLTVSIPKLVIIILLFGEDAYRWVLKLFSAVSSGETKALAGRRKFISQLALGLASIPFAAFIYGIIQGKYNYKVLKYQLSFKDLPDAFDGFTITQISDIHSGSFTNKEKIQYGVDLINQQKSDIMLFTGDIVNNKADEMDNWMDVFDKLEAKEGKYSILGNHDYGDYMDWENPQDKIDNFQKVKDIHQKIGFDLLLDEHRYLEKDGQKIALVGVENWGKGFNQAGDLAKASANIKKEDFKILMSHDPSHWEYKVKKDPFNYHLTLSGHTHGLQMGIEIPGWLKWSPSKYVYKQWAGLYEEYGRYINVNRGFGYHAFPGRVGIWPEITVIELKKA
- a CDS encoding thioredoxin family protein; protein product: MAKFGDIISTEKPVLIDFYTDWNDADNAVHTLRDVAAALGEKAKVIKIDIKKNELLADALRVKGNPTFMIYKNGQMKWRQTGLQDANTLIGLIQEYL
- a CDS encoding polysaccharide deacetylase family protein, with the translated sequence MKSYFPRTPRFIMRLFSKYTWRFNAQKKEIFLTFDDGPTPEVTQFVLAELQKYKAKATFFCIGKNIQNHPDIFKNIITNGHAIGNHTQNHLKGWKNKTATYVENVLECEKTIEQFKKPEYSKLKTQNLKLFRPPYGKIKKAQAKELIKRGYKIIMWSVLSADFDTTISNEKCLENALKNTKSGNIIVFHDSVKAAERMQYALPKVLKHFSDKGFVFKSI